From Catharus ustulatus isolate bCatUst1 chromosome 17, bCatUst1.pri.v2, whole genome shotgun sequence, the proteins below share one genomic window:
- the TGM2 gene encoding protein-glutamine gamma-glutamyltransferase 2 has product MAEELVLETWDLHCDRNGQEHRTADMGCKQLVVRRGQPFTITLRFSGREYQEGVDKISFNVQTGPCPSETSGTSSHFVLTDCPEESCWSAVIQQQDGESLSVSLCSPPDARIGRYSMTLETCTDYQGSSYQIGDFVLLFNPWHPEDTVFLRDENERREYVLSQHGLIYQGTYKYIFSIPWNFGQFEDEILAICLDMLDINPKHLRDQNQDCSRRNDPVYIGRVVSAMVNCNDDQGVLWGRWDNCYDDGMSPMSWIGSVDVLKRWKNFGCQPVKYGQCWVFAAVACTVMRCLGIPSRVVTNFNSAHDTNANLTIDHYINEKGQPERESRDMIWNFHCWVESWMARPDLAAGYDGWQVLDPTPQEKSEGVYCCGPAPVKAIKEGDMLLKYDIPFIFAEVNADVVYWVVQDDGVQKQSIRSSDVGKFISTKSVGRDSREDITHNYKYPEGSEEERAVFEKAEHQKKSIGEEDEGLHLRIKVSEGANKGSDFDVFAVINNNTDEERVCRVTLCARVTSYNGTFGPQCGLIDPVDINIEPRAEKRVPMRILYEEYRDKLTQDNLIKVVALLKDHQTGDIILSVRDIYVENPPIKIRILGEPMQNRKLVAEISLVNPLAVPLNGCVFVVEGSGLTDGQLVKELEEPVEPQAEAKFRMDLMPRLSGLQKLMVDFESDQLTGVKGYRNVIIAPQPV; this is encoded by the exons ATGGCCGAAG AATTGGTGCTGGAGACGTGGGACCTGCACTGTGACCGCAATGGGCAGGAGCACCGGACGGCGGACATGGGCTGCAAGCAGCTGGTGGTGCGGCGGGGACAGCCCTTCACCATCACCCTGCGCTTCTCGGGCCGCGAGTACCAGGAGGGCGTGGACAAAATCTCCTTCAACGTCCAGACGG GGCCCTGCCCCAGTGAGACATCAGGAACCAGCTCCCACTTTGTCCTGACTGACTGCCCAGAGGAATCGTGCTGGAGTGCTGTGATCCAGCAGCAGGACGGGGAGTCCCTTTCTGTCTCGCTCTGCTCCCCACCCGACGCTCGCATCGGCCGCTACAGCATGACCCTGGAGACCTGCACTGACTATCAGGGCTCCAGCTACCAAATCGGGGACTTTGTCCTGCTCTTCAACCCCTGGCACCCAG aggACACAGTTTTCCTGCGTGACGAGAACGAGCGACGTGAGTACGTCCTGTCCCAGCACGGGCTTATCTACCAGGGCACCTACAAGTACATCTTCTCTATCCCCTGGAACTTTGGCCAG TTCGAGGATGAGATCTTGGCCATCTGCCTCGACATGCTGGACATAAACCCCAAACACCTGCGGGACCAGAACCAGGATTGCTCCCGCCGCAATGACCCCGTGTACATCGGCAGGGTGGTGAGCGCCATG GTAAACTGTAATGACGACCAAGGGGTGCTGTGGGGGCGGTGGGACAACTGCTACGATGATGGGATGAGCCCCATGTCCTGGATCGGGAGTGTGGATGTTCTCAAGAGGTGGAAGAATTTTGGGTGCCAGCCGGTCAAGTACGGCCAGTGCTGGGTCTTTGCTGCTGTGGCGTGCACTG tcaTGCGGTGCCTGGGAATCCCCAGCCGGGTGGTGACCAACTTCAACTCTGCCCACGACACAAATGCCAACCTGACCATTGACCACTACATCAATGAGAAGGGGCAGCCGGAGAGGGAGTCCCGGGACATGATCTG GAACTTCCACTGCTGGGTGGAGTCGTGGATGGCCCGTCCAGACCTGGCAGCTGGCTACGATGGGTGGCAGGTGCTGGACCCGACGCCTCAGGAGAAGAGTGAAG GAGTTTACTGCTGCGGGCCAGCCCCGGTCAAAGCCATCAAAGAGGGGGACATGCTGCTCAAGTACGACATCCCCTTCATCTTCGCCGAGGTGAACGCCGACGTGGTGTACTGGGTGGTGCAGGACGATGGGGTGCAGAAGCAGAGCATCCGATCCTCAGATGTGGGGAAGTTCATCAGCACCAAGagcgtgggcagggacagccggGAGGACATCACCCACAACTACAAATACCCGGAGG GGTCTGAGGAGGAGCGGGCAGTGTTTGAGAAGGCAGAGCATCAGAAGAAGTCCATtggggaggaggatgaggggCTGCACCTCAGGATCAAGGTGTCAGAAGGTGCAAACAAGGGCAGCGACTTCGATGTCTTCGCTGTCATCAACAACAACACGGACGAGGAGCGTGTCTGCAGGGTGACACTGTGTGCCCGTGTCACCAGCTACAATGGCACCTTCGGGCCCCAGTGCGGCCTCATCGACCCGGTCGACATCAACATTGAGCCCAGGGCAG AGAAGAGGGTGCCCATGCGCATCCTGTACGAGGAGTACAGGGACAAACTGACCCAGGACAACCTCATCAAGGTGGTGGCTCTCCTGAAGGATCACCAGACTGGCGACATCATCCTGTCTGTCAGAGACATTTATGTTGAGAATCCACCAATCAAGATCAGG ATTTTAGGAGAGCCAATGCAGAATCGGAAGCTGGTGGCAGAGATCAGCCTGGTGAatcccctggcagtgcccctgaACGGCTGCGTGTTCGTGGTGGAGGGCAGTGGCCTCACCGATGGGCAGTTGGTCAAAGAGCT TGAGGAGCCAGTGGAGCCGCAGGCAGAAGCCAAATTCCGGATGGATCTGATGCCACGGCTGTCGGGGCTGCAGAAGCTGATGGTGGACTTTGAGAGCGACCAGCTGACGGGGGTCAAGGGCTACCGAAACGTCATCATCGCCCCCCAGCCCGTgtga